From the genome of Candidatus Methylomirabilota bacterium, one region includes:
- a CDS encoding alpha/beta hydrolase → AMEKLTVPTLIVTGDEDEPCLEPALFMKRKIRSSGLVVMPKAGHTVNLEDPDAFNRIVLDFLTAVDAGRWPLRNPASISTSAILPPEPARQGAPSR, encoded by the coding sequence AGCCATGGAGAAGCTGACCGTGCCCACCCTCATCGTCACGGGCGACGAGGACGAGCCCTGCCTCGAGCCCGCCCTCTTCATGAAGCGCAAGATCCGCTCGTCCGGCCTCGTGGTCATGCCCAAGGCCGGGCACACCGTCAACCTGGAGGACCCCGACGCCTTCAACCGGATCGTCCTCGATTTCCTCACGGCCGTGGATGCGGGACGCTGGCCCCTGCGCAATCCCGCGTCCATCAGCACCTCCGCCATCCTGCCCCCCGAGCCAGCCCGACAAGGAGCGCCGTCGCGAT